The sequence GGAAATGCGTACTGTTGGCGACCGTATTAAAACCATTGATCAGGAATTAAAACAGGTAGAAGAAGAGTTAGATGTCTTAATGTTGTCTATTCCTAATGTTCCACATGAAACGACTCCAATCGGAGAATCTGAAGATGATAATGTGGAAGTCCGTAAATGGGGAGAGCTGCCAACGGTTGATTTTGAAGAGAAAGCGCATTGGGACATTGCTACCGAATTAGATATATTAGATTTTGAACGGGCAGCAAAGGTAACTGGCAGTCGTTTTGTTTTTTATAAAGGTTTAGGTGCTCGCTTAGAGCGTGCGTTAATGAATTTCATGATGGACTTACATGCGGATCAGCATGGTTACCAGGAAATGCTGCCTCCATACATGGTCAACCGGATGAGTATGACTGGCACTGGCCAATTACCGAAATTCGAGGAAGATGCATTTAAAATCGAGGACTGGGATTATTTCTTGGTACCGACTGCAGAGGTGCCGGTAACGAACTATTATCGCGATGATATTTTGAAGGTTGATGATTTACCACAGAAATTTACTGCGTTTAGTGCCAGCTTCCGTTCTGAAGCAGGATCTGCCGGACGTGATACGAGAGGCTTGATTCGTCAGCATCAGTTTAACAAAGTGGAATTGGTGCAATTTGTAAAACCAGAGGATTCTTACGATGTTTTAGAAGAGCTAACTGGTCATGCAGAGAAAGTACTACAGCTGTTAGAGCTGCCATATCGTGTAATGAGCATGTGTACAGCTGATTTAGGCTTCACAGCTGCCAAGAAGTACGACATTGAAGTATGGATGCCAAGTAATGACACGTACCGTGAAATCTCTTCTTGTTCTAATTTTGAAGATTTCCAAGCTAGACGTGCAGGTATCAGATTCCGTCGTGAAGAAAAAGCAAAACCAGAATTTGTTCATACATTAAATGGTTCTGGCTTAGCAATCGGACGTACCGTTTCAGCAATCATCGAAAATTATCAGCAAGCAGACGGTTCTGTTAAAATCCCAGAAGTGCTCGTGCCTTACATGGGTGGAAAGACGGAAATTAAATAAGATAAACCAACAAACCGTAGCAAGGACCACCGCTTAGGCCATGCTGCGGTTGTTGTATATAATGTAATGAATATATTGTAGGTGTAAATCGTTCAGTATAGGTTCTGATAATATGGATTATGAGCCATCGCTAGCCAACCATCC is a genomic window of Gracilibacillus salinarum containing:
- the serS gene encoding serine--tRNA ligase; its protein translation is MLDRKLLRNQFAEVKEKLAHRGEDLTDLDKFGDLDEKRRELIAETEQLKAKRNEVSKQISLLKKEKKDADDMIVEMRTVGDRIKTIDQELKQVEEELDVLMLSIPNVPHETTPIGESEDDNVEVRKWGELPTVDFEEKAHWDIATELDILDFERAAKVTGSRFVFYKGLGARLERALMNFMMDLHADQHGYQEMLPPYMVNRMSMTGTGQLPKFEEDAFKIEDWDYFLVPTAEVPVTNYYRDDILKVDDLPQKFTAFSASFRSEAGSAGRDTRGLIRQHQFNKVELVQFVKPEDSYDVLEELTGHAEKVLQLLELPYRVMSMCTADLGFTAAKKYDIEVWMPSNDTYREISSCSNFEDFQARRAGIRFRREEKAKPEFVHTLNGSGLAIGRTVSAIIENYQQADGSVKIPEVLVPYMGGKTEIK